In Hymenobacter volaticus, the genomic window AATAACTGTATCGAATTTTTTAGTAAAAAGCAGCTGGATGAGCTTCAGAGAAGCGGTCAGGGAAAAAGACATGTCCAACAGCATTCGCTTCAAACCGGAAGGAACCGAAGGAACATACATCGGGCATCGATGAACTTGTAATGTTCCCCCTGAGGGAAGTGTTACTGTTTCTGTTTTGAAGCTATATCGGCTGTTGTAATAAGAAGGATCTACCTTCCATTGTGGGTAATAAGGATAGGCTGTAATAACATCGCACTGGTAGTTGTTTTTGGCCAACCATGCCATCATTTCCCCACTGTATTTGCCAATACCGGTAGGCTCAGGAGAAAAGTTATATCCAATAAGTAATATCCTTTTCTTCATGCTGCGAGGAACGTAATTTGGGGTGAACTCATGGTTTTGCTGTTGCGCTTACGTGAGAATTTCGCGCTTACGCATATAGGTTGCCGGGTTGCCGGCATAAATTCCCCATGCATCTAAGTTCTTGGTGGCTACAGAATGTACAGTGAGAATAGAATGCGACTCGCACCGCACACCAGGGCATACCACCGATTGAGCACCAATCCACACACCATCTTCCAAGGTTATTTTACCTAGTTTGTAAGGAAAGCTACTGACTTTGTAGTCATGGTTGCCAGTAAGAAGCATAGCCCCTTGCGAAAGAGTAACGTTGTTGCCTATTGCAACATCCTCTAAGTTGTCTATCCAGACGGATTCCCCTATCCAGCAATTCTTACCGATAGTGAGGCGCCAAGGGTTCTTGATTCGCACTTTGTTTTTGATTACCAATCCTTCTCCTACCTGCGCTCCAAACAATATTAATAAAGACCGTTTGAGCTTATAAGGCCATGGAAAGAAACTATCCATGATCAAGTAATTGAAGAAAAACCAAATCAATACTTTAAGCTTGGGCCCAGCGACGTACCCTTCCGTATCGAATTTAGATAAATCGGTCTGCAACATACAACAACTTTACCTTGGCTTATTTCTGAGAACAGCCCAGAAAATTTTATATAAATAAATCCCTATAACTACACCTGTTACATTTAAAATAATATCATCGATATCAGGTACTCCTATTCTGAAAACGAACTGGATTAGCTCAATGGAAAAGCTCATCAAGAACCCAATAAGTATTATTTTCCTCTTGGTGTAAATACCAAATATATTAACCAGGAAAAAGGCAAGAGGCACGAAAATAACTACATTGCCTAACAAATTAGCAACATTATTCTCTAAACCTATAAGATCGGAACGCCGAAATGATTGAATAGTATGCTTGATAGGAACCAAATTCACTAGGTTGTCCCGCCAAACAAGAGATTGTCTTCTTCTGGCAAAAAAGACGATGTAAGTGAGTAATCCTGCATAAGAAAAAAATAAGAAAGTTCTTATATGTTTCATTAAATAATAGAACGGTGCGTTTTTTAGCGGGAAATGGCGTAATGACATATGCGTCGATAATTTAGCTTGGCATCAAAGTTTTA contains:
- a CDS encoding VanZ family protein, with the translated sequence MSLRHFPLKNAPFYYLMKHIRTFLFFSYAGLLTYIVFFARRRQSLVWRDNLVNLVPIKHTIQSFRRSDLIGLENNVANLLGNVVIFVPLAFFLVNIFGIYTKRKIILIGFLMSFSIELIQFVFRIGVPDIDDIILNVTGVVIGIYLYKIFWAVLRNKPR
- a CDS encoding WcaF family extracellular polysaccharide biosynthesis acetyltransferase; translated protein: MLQTDLSKFDTEGYVAGPKLKVLIWFFFNYLIMDSFFPWPYKLKRSLLILFGAQVGEGLVIKNKVRIKNPWRLTIGKNCWIGESVWIDNLEDVAIGNNVTLSQGAMLLTGNHDYKVSSFPYKLGKITLEDGVWIGAQSVVCPGVRCESHSILTVHSVATKNLDAWGIYAGNPATYMRKREILT